The window GCCTGATTATCGGGAACAAATTGATATTGGGGAAGAACTGCCAGCATTAGCACTCACAGAGCAGGACCCTATTTGGTGGAATTTACAAGGCCCTAACCAATGGCCTGAAACACTACCTGAATTGAAAACAGCGGCGTTAGCGTGGCAATCAGCCATGAGAGACATTGCTGTGAAATTAATCAGAGCGTTTCTTGTGGCATTGGAATTACCTGAGAATAGTTTTGATCAGATTATTGCCGAGCCTGCTCAACATTTATTAAAGTTGATTCATTATCCGGCACGGGATGACCAAAATGAAGGTGGGCAAGGAGTTGGAGCGCATAAGGATGCGGGAATACTCACATTATTATGGCAAGATAATATTGGGGGATTACAAGTCGAAACAGATAATGGTTGGGTCGATGTTGCTCCGTTAGAAAATGCTTTCGTTGTCAACATTGGAGAAGTGTTTGAATTGGCAACCAACGGTTATTTACGCGCAAACGTACATCAAGTTGTTAGGCAAAAGAATAGTGTTTCACGTTATTCGATTGCTTATTTCATCACGCCAAGTGTTTTTGCCGATGAAGTACCATTATTGCCATTACCCCATTATCTTGCTCAACAAGCATTGGGGCCAGAGAGTGATCCCTTGAATCCAATGTTTACCAATCTAGGAAAAAATGCAATTAAAGGGCGATTACGCTCACATTTATCGGTCACACGTCAGTTTTATCCGGAAGAATACGAGCAAATTGTTAAAAATAGCAATATCTTATGATGTACTCAGTATAAAGCTGTAGATTGATCTTATTGGAGTACAACGATGTCAAGTCGCTATTATAAAAAAGAATTAAATGGACACACACTGTCACCAGAAACATTGATGATGAGTTATGGATATGATCCTGAACTATCCGAAGGGGCCATTAAACCTCCTGTTTTTCTAACCTCAACTTTTGTATTTAAAACAGCTCAGGAAGGAAAAGACTTTTTCAATATGGTTAGTGGGCGCACACCTACACCCGATAACCAAAAACAGGGGCTAGTCTATTCACGCTTCAATCATCCTAATAGTGAGATTGTTGAAGATAGGCTTGCCTTATATGAAGGTGCTGAAAGCGCTGCGCTCTTTTCGTCAGGCATGTCTGCAATTACAACGTGTTTACTGGCATTTCTCAAACCAGGCGATGTGTTATTACATTCTCAGCCCCTGTATGGTGGCACAGAAACCTTATTTTTGAATACGCTAGCTCGATTTGGGATAACGCCAGTGGCATTCCAAAATGGGTGCGATGCGGAGTCTATTCGAGAGGTGATTAACGGTATCGATCCTGAAAAAAGGATTGCGGCGATTTATATCGAAACGCCGTCTAATCCATTAAATACGTTAGTTGGTATTCACTTACTTAGTGAGATAGCGCAAGAAATTGCTCAAACACGACAAAGTGAAAAACCGCTACTGATCTGTGATAACACGTTATTGGGACCTATATTTCAGAAGCCTTTAGCGCTGGGTGCCGATTTAAGTGTGTATTCACTCACTAAATATGTCGGCGGGCATTCGGATTTGGTTGCGGGGGGCGTCGTTGGACGCCGTGAATTACTTGATAAAGTGCGAGCACAACGCAATGCAATTGGCACT of the Providencia stuartii genome contains:
- a CDS encoding isopenicillin N synthase family dioxygenase, which encodes MSSYQLPIIDLRELDNPETQKHFYQKLRFIAREIGFFYLVGHAIPVEQREDLLVNMKRFFALPKTEKDKINMSHSRHFRGYTASTQENTRNQPDYREQIDIGEELPALALTEQDPIWWNLQGPNQWPETLPELKTAALAWQSAMRDIAVKLIRAFLVALELPENSFDQIIAEPAQHLLKLIHYPARDDQNEGGQGVGAHKDAGILTLLWQDNIGGLQVETDNGWVDVAPLENAFVVNIGEVFELATNGYLRANVHQVVRQKNSVSRYSIAYFITPSVFADEVPLLPLPHYLAQQALGPESDPLNPMFTNLGKNAIKGRLRSHLSVTRQFYPEEYEQIVKNSNIL
- a CDS encoding cystathionine gamma-synthase family protein; the protein is MSSRYYKKELNGHTLSPETLMMSYGYDPELSEGAIKPPVFLTSTFVFKTAQEGKDFFNMVSGRTPTPDNQKQGLVYSRFNHPNSEIVEDRLALYEGAESAALFSSGMSAITTCLLAFLKPGDVLLHSQPLYGGTETLFLNTLARFGITPVAFQNGCDAESIREVINGIDPEKRIAAIYIETPSNPLNTLVGIHLLSEIAQEIAQTRQSEKPLLICDNTLLGPIFQKPLALGADLSVYSLTKYVGGHSDLVAGGVVGRRELLDKVRAQRNAIGTQLDPHSSWMIGRSLETLQLRMEKANDNAQQLATFLHQHPKVKKVHYPAFLAEESAEYQVYSAQCSGAGSTFSINVGDNEEDAFNFLNHLALFKLAVSLGGTESLACHPASTTHSGIAESVRRSIGIESNLVRLSVGIENVNDLKEALSQALEAI